TTAGCTCAGAGATCTTAGCCGGCGATAAGGGCATTCGAAACGTTTATTCCGGAAATTAATCCTAATCTTCTTTATAGAGTTTCTCGGATAACTTTTCTCTAGTCTATAGTCTCCTTCCTAAGCACGTGCTGTGCGATATCATTGCGTAGGAAGTAGAAAGAGTAATACAACAAGGGACTACGGGACTAGGTAGCACGACATTTATGTGATTGAGTGAAAGAATCGAGTTCCCACAAATATCCTGTTTCCCGTTGGTCAATGTTAGCATCGAAAATTCAGGAATTTTATTAAGTTATGACCTAGATATTATGAATTAGTCACTCTTGCTGGAATTTTAGATTCACATGTCAAGGCTGATGatttttaaatatgtatttgctTTCCTTCGGCAGAAACTACTCTTCTTTGATTAGTTTTATTTCTCAGAAATAGGTACTGCGGAAAATTCTATGGTTACTTTAAAGATACTCTGTCGTCATCAATTTTGCAATGAAACTCGATTTTCAAAGAACCTCGTCAGCCTTCGCCTCGCACAATTTAGCACTACTTGTGGTGGCAATTTTCTTGCGACAAAGACGACGGAACAACGGCAAAACGAAGCCAAAATTCGGGGAAAAAGTTTTTGCGCCATGATTTCCCAAGTGTCGCGGCTAACGAACTTCTTCTGACAACTGGCTGGTCCGGTCACCGGCTGTCTAAGGAATTATTCGCGATTTAGGTCGAGTTCGCCCTCTTCATCTGCCACCCTCGCCCATGAAATCTTCCTCAACCGTCTGCTGCGATAAATTCGCTCTAGAATACCCCGAAAAACTTTCGCTTCCGGTTTTTTGCTACGAGAATGAGCAAGATGCACCTGCAACATTTATAGTTTCTAACTCTTGCAAAAATTGGATTGTATATCTATCTAGATCATCGTTTAAATTCAATCTCCTTCTGTCAGATTGCAGGAACATGACACGAGTCGACAAGAGCAGAGCTAAAACCGAAAGTAGCTGGTTTGTTCATAGAGCCATTTAATTTCTGAGTTTAATCAGACTTTTTGTCGGACGATTTCGCTCTCCTTTGGACTGTTTGTTTCGGAAACCGAGTTTGGGGCGGAACTCGATTGCAAGGTCGGCGCAGAACCGGCAAAACAGATTTTACAGAGGAAGTTAATATTAGAAGCAGGCGACTCTGGTTTATTTTCGAGCTAGCGGCGAGTCGCGACGAATCGCTCTACGACGACTGCAAACCTTCAAAACTTCGACTTCCGGTGCCTTCAGGCAGACCTAGAAATATCCTGTCAGGAGGATCGAACCTCTCCAACCTCTTCAGAGATCCTCCGGAAATTGAAGAGTCCGAAGCTGGCTCGTACTCCCACGATCACGTTTGCTTTAAACGCTCATCGTTCAGGGATCATTCCAATTTTAATTGTACCGACCACCAGTTAACACGAGTTATTACCGGTGAAGTTACCGCGAAGTTTACTTAACCGTCTCCGTAATGGGATTAATTAATTCATCCTGTCGCATCCCGGAAAAATCATTCACCGTTTGATGTCGACGGAGATTTACATTTTCATTGTCCCCTAGAACGAGACAATCTTTTCTCAGCGAATGAAATGATCTTGTCCCCTAGAACTGAATAACCTCGTCCCCTATCTGTCGTTATTTCTTTCAGATTGTGCCTTtggaaaggaaaggaaaagaGAGTAACAATTCTGAACGGCGAAGATAAAACGAAACGTAAGATACGAAAGGAACATAAAATCAGTAGGAGGGAGAATATGAGCGCTCGGAGGAAAATATTGGGAAGGTGCTGTGAATAGATTTGCAGGCAGCGAGATTTGCGGGCAGAGGGAGAATAGAAGATAGAATTTATAAAGAAGAGAATTCATGCGCCCTTTAGATAACATGGTACTTCAATTGCTCAAAGTTTCCTTTTCGAACTGTTCTAAGAAGGATTATTTCGTGGCAGGAAAACAATGTCCGATTTGTGGCATGGAGACGTGAAATAGATGAAATCACGCCCAAGAGACGCGAGGGTAGGGGACTAGATGGAATATTTCTGATGTTTCCGAACCATGAGGGAAAATAAGGTCGACCATATTTCCGATGGATTTCGGCTCCAGGCGTTATTCCGAGCTCTGTGTCGAAAATTGTACGTTGGAGCAATCGTTACCTGGGTACCCATGCAGGCATAGGCGCTGAAGAACATGTTTCGGACAGACTACCTTTTTCCTTCTTGAGAGCGATAATATGAGAGCTGTTTTATTTTACGACATCACGGATGCACAATCGAGGACGCTTCGGTGCGATAGAAACGCGGGAAAACGGTCTGACAACTTTTTGATTAATTGGTCGAGGTCTGGCCGGCCGTGTGTCATCGACAACGCGGTCGTGGCAGAAAAAACGCACAAGATTAATAGAATAATTGAGGTTTTTCATTAAACCCACGACAACGTTCACCAGATTTTCGCGTGCAAGGAGCGCGACGAATCTGTTAATTGCTCGCAAAGcaattttcattaattatttaatgaaaaattattctagGCCATAGTAAGTAGCAGAAAAGTTACTAAAAATTTCATTACATCCTCCATAGCCGGATACATGAAAATCGACGAATATCCTCAGGCGGGAACGAATTCCAAAGACTGGAAAATTCACTTAAAAGTCTCTGAAGAAAACTCGGATGGTCGGCCACTTTTATTTTCAGCGGCTTCTGGGATGCGAGTTCATGAGTTCAGCGATAACCAACAGGTACGGATAGTGTTTTAATTATGCGAGGGGTGAATAGCTTCCCCAATGGAGCAACTATCTAAGAGTAAATTGTCGATACGGGCAAGAGTAAATCGGGCACTGACATTTCTTGCAGATACGCGTCTTACGGAGGATCCTCCAGTACGGAACACAGAACAACGGATCTTTACGTCGTCGACCAAGTGGCAAACTTTTCTGACGATGCACAGATTCCACGAGCAGAGAATCCTGATATCCCCTCGGACCAAGGAAGTGGTTCGTGAGCGTGTAACTAAAGAAATCGAGAAGGAAGAGTGTCCGGTAAGGAAGCTTTCTTATTGTTAGACACGGGAATAATGCTGTTATGATTGTCTTCTGTTTCCTTTTGAGTTCATTATAAATTAACTGCGTGTACCCTTTGTAGCCTCTTAACGAGCCGAGTAAATTCGTCTAGAAGTTTTCGAATTTTATAACAAGGGCTAAATCACGCCGTTGCTTCCGAAAAACAGTTCCTCCTCTGTGCTAAAACGCGTCAGGCGGCAATGCGTGTACAAGCATCGTCGGTTGCCTAACGAGATGAGAAACATTTTATAACGAGCGTGTCACATTGCCCACATTTAGGTCCCTGATGTTCTAATTCCAATCGTCGAAACCAACCTCCCAAAAATTCAACGGAATAATCATTTATccaacttctctctctctctctctctctctctctctcgaactcGCAaagaaaactaaatcattctaaGATACTCTAGAGAAGTCCTCTCTGCAAACTTTTCACCCACACACATTTATTCGTTGCAGGATTTCAAAGGCCAGGCGATCAATTTCCCAAGCTTCTTTGCCACCGTTTCTTCACGTCGACTTCTTATCGTTAGCTTCCCAAGCTAACAGGATTTGTAACATCGCAGGAAACGTTTTTTTCGGAAACGGTGAACAATCTTTTAGGATTTTCTGGTCGCGCGAAGGCGAAATTCGTAAAGGGACAACACAGTGGACACACTGCGGGAGCGAATTCAGCACCGTCGCGTCGACGTGCTACGTCGGGTTTCGAAAGGGATGCGAACGCGTCGACGGACTCTGCGAAACTGAGGTGTACACGCCGGTTTAACGAGCGCGTAGGTGCAGCACGCACGTCGGTCGCAAACACACTGACTGTTTTCCAAGTTTCGCGAATCACGTCGATGCTGTTTACATAGATGAAGACGGAGTTGAGCCGgtgagacaatttttgtttcgttaaataattaattcggAACATTGTCTGGTGTTTATTTTCTATAGAttgtatatttttaatcgtagaacattttaaatcattgcgaaaggAACCGAGGGTTTGCTGGAACTATAAATTGCATCGATTATTAATTAGAATTAATTCAATAAGCACCATCTATAGCAATATTGATTAGATTAATTAAAATTCGTTTGATATATTCtgtaatattcaatttatacagCTCGGAAATTTCTATTCGAGGGTCACGGTGAATCATTTTGAAGCAGAATGAGGGACCACGTAAATTGCTTCAACTACAACCTGCATCTTTCGATAGTAAAACAGGCAGAAGATCGAGCGTAAAACCTGAACTTTATAGACAATATCTCAAATGTGCAGCAGAGTTTTATTTGACAAAATAGAACTAGAGCCGTATAAAAATCCGGGGGACTTCGTATTTCACTATCCCTCGAAATTCTCGCGAGATACTAAAGTATCGAAGCTGACCTAGAACTGATTCGCGAGGGTTAAGCGACGCGATTCTATAGAAGGAAGCAGATTACACATCTGAACAGCAATACAAAGTGTCTCCTTTGTTTTTGCATTCGGTGCTCCCACACTGTAAGTTCACGAGTTATTCGTCGCGAGGCACGTTTTCCCGCGACGATAAAATCGCCGTTCCTAGATTGAAATTCAATCTCGTTCTTTTACGAGCAGTCCCCGACGATCTCGAACCGAGTTTTTTGCCAAACTATTTCAAAGGAGGTCATTCTTTGTACCACGTCGACATTTTTTTTCTACGCGAGAAAAGACACTATTCGGTCATCGAGCGAATCGTCCAAGTATGGCGATCTTCTCGAAGAGTTTTACGTCTCCGAGAAAATCTAAAGCTCGCGCAATCTGTCGTAACCGTAGAGACGATCGAAATCTAGAGAAAATAAACGACCTCCATCGGGGAGTATTAAATTCCTCCGGAGAATACCTTTCACGCCGGTTACGTTTTTTCTCTCCCATGAAAGTTCACACGTGGGTGCAGAGATTTCTGACCGCGTCATCTTCCATGTTCATTTATCAAATCCgctgataaaccttctacgagTCGATCTCGACGATTCTTCCGAGGCAAAAACCGTTCCACCCTCCTCCAAACAGATCACGCGACTTTATATGCTATATAAACTATATGCTAGCAATTTGCAACTATATTTTAACTATCAAGTCGTTCGAAATGCGGTCGCACACGATTTCGCCGGAGGAGTATATGTAGTCCGAAAGATCTTATTTGCTCGAAACGAACGCCGGACGTGATTATACGTCCGCGAACAAAATACATATAAACGCAAACGAAGCAGCAAGCGATCGATCGTTTCTCCGCAGATGGTGTTTAGATCGTTTTCTAGCATCGGTGTCCTACGGAGAAGTCGCACGTGTCCCATGATTAATGAGATCAAAGCAAACTGCCCGACTACCTGGCTAATGTGTGCTAGTTTTAGCGCGAACACAAGACCGGCAGCCAGCTCGCAAATAAATTGAAACCGGCCAGAATGGTTCGTTGTTTTTCCGATGTTACTGTTCCTTCCCTACCGGGAAACGTCCACTTTCCAAAAAATAACACACTCGTCTATTTACGAAAGCCAATGGAAAAACGGAAAATCGACTAGCTGCGGCTAGTTCCCGCGAAATATTGCGTTTATTTAACTAAGATGATTTTATTGATCGCGTTTTTAAGCGGCCGTGTTTTTACTGCGACTGAAATCGTCGCGGAATTTCGTTCAGAAAATATCATTCTACTCTAAAAGGACCAAAGAATCAATTCGTTCTGTATTAGGTACTGGAACAGTTGGAAGTATTTTTTTTAAGAACATGTAAACGTTGGAAACGTGGAAACTGAGAGTCGATTTCGAATAATATGCACATTATTGTGAGATTAGAAGCCACCAGAAAATCGCTGCATTCCTTTTTTAAGAAAGTAGTAACAAAATAACATGATATCTAAAGGTTGATTTCACCCCATGAATTTCTAGCTTGACTCCTCCGATAGCAGGAAAAAAGGTCTTAAAAATTCTGTTGCTCACGGCAAGAGATCGCACTGCGACCGAAAATATTTCTATCGACGAAAGCATGTCTTCGAGGACTATAACGCGTCTGGCAGACGAGAATACAAACACTTTAGGTAGTTTAATATCGCGATGAAGCGACCGGCGTCGGTGCTAAACGCGAATGTAGGTCAGAACGTGTCTGGAACGGTTGTTTCCTGCGCGGGGATCAGCGAGAAGTTTCTTTTACGAGGTCTTCGGGCTGAATTTTTACGAGACACGAACGGTTCACAGGGGCGGAAAACCACCCCACTGAACTTCCCACAGTTCTTTCATTGCAAGGTGTTTACAGCGGGAAGAACATTTGACCGAAACGGGAAACTTGGAAATTTACTTTGCCCACAGAGACAGcgacaaattaaattaaattcgcTTTAGATACGATGCAGTCGACGCCGATGTTAACATCTGGAAAGTTGAAACTGCATTTGTATGAAAAGGCATTCCTTAACGAGGGGTGTTCcatgaaattattattcaacAGCTGGcgatgttaaaattaaaatcgCATCTCAAGGAAAAAGATAGTTCTTAACAACGGTGTTCTATAAAATTAATATCCTTTTATTGCTAACATACTCCATCATATTTATACTGGAAGAAGTGTCTACATTATCACAGTTGCAACGATATTATACGTATATTAACTCTGTTAACGATCAACAGGAGCTCCGATTAGAAACTAATCAGCGCTGTTCTAATCCTTCTCTCATTCTCGGTATTCGTTTTGTTCTAAAAAAATAGTTTGAAAGAGACTAAGGATAAAGTTTCTTCTATCGTTTGCTTAGAAAAGGCGCGCTCGCGTGTATGCGATTGTGTGTATGCGTATTTCTGTCtctgtgtgcgtgtgcgtgtgtgtgtgtgcacgcgcgcgcgcgcgcccgtgtGTTTAGGGAGAGAGAGTGTGGGGATGTTCACAGCTGTGTATGTACAATAATTAGGTACAGGAGTTTCTTAAACACGGTTCGGCACCGTGATTTCGGCGTCCGTTCTCTCGTTGAGACGATCAGGCACTTGATTAGACACTCggaaattatacaattattcggAAAGCACATTtagaaataattcgaacgacGTGCTCACCTGTTCTAGTTACAACAGGATGTAATACGTAGCGGTAATTGAAACATGTATACATCTAAACTCCGACAGTGATTATCTTTTCTTAGTCGACGGTTGTCCCAAGCCATCACATGTCTCCGTTAAGTCTAGATGTCGAGATCAATTGTTCGTTGTCCTCGTTCTTCATACCATTCTTGATAACCACGAAGATACCGATAAAAAGGATTATTATGCCGATACCGGCGATCCCGAAGCAGGTCACGCTGCCTAACGTCTGCAGAATTATGATGAACTTGACTGTACTGGCATAATCAGCAGTTAGGGTTGCTTCTTGTGTGAACCAGAGCATTGGTATGAATATCTTCTTCATGTTCTGGAAAGTCCTAAAAAGAAATATTACAGAAATCAATGGCAGAGACCTTCAGGAATGAGTTAGTGTTGAATAAAGATTTATGCTTCGGTAAAGATAGCTTACGTCATGTTCTCATAGGAATCGACCATCATATTCAATTGCAATTGCGCGCTAACTTTTAATGGAACTCCAGTTTTCTGCGAACAACGATAATAAATGAAGATGGGAACTTACACAGAGAGATTAACAAGTTCATCTGTTTCAGGTAATTTACCGGTTCTAAGGATATAGACAGTTGGTGCTTTCCTTTCTGAGGATTCATCCCACCTATATGTTCCCTGTAAATAGGGTCTGCCAAGTAGAAATGTGGTAAACTAATGAAGGCTGGTGCACCCCACTTGCACGAGGAGATATTCATTGCTCCAGAAGGTATGGATTCACCCTGGTAGTAGCATTTCCTCAATGGTACTTTTGTGCCATTGTCAAAAATCGTGTCGTCGCTGATATATGTTACTCCTGGTAGATCTTCGTGGACTGTTTTACCGAAATACTTTGCTGACATGCTCCTGTTCACATAATTGGCAAATGTGTTAGACATTACTATCTAGAGCAGGAAATCTGTGATAAATCGCACTTACGTGCAAATATCAGATACAAAGAAGGAAATGGTATCATTGTCAGGTAAAGGAGGCCACAGGTCTCCGTTTGTTCCACTGATTACTCCACATTGGCCAGGATAGGAACTGGCTCGACTATTATAGTTCCATTCCTTGACAACACCAAGATCTAACATGTTGGATTCACCTGTGTCCATGTTGAACGTTCCATCGTACGATGCACTATTGTTCCTCTAAAATATTGGAGCAGACATTAAATACCTTTCTTGCTTACTGAAATGTTTGTACACATTATAAGTATATACAGATTTACGGTTCAGCAATTGTTATAGTAAATCTCACCTTATAGAACCAAGCAAATTTATCCATTGGTATTTTTGTAATGTTCACTTTGCGGGCGAGTGTTAGCATCTCGCTGGTGTAACCTTCGAAGAGTAATTCATTGACTGTTTTAGTGATTACTAATTCTTCTCCCAAAATCTTCATGATTTTATCAGCCACATACCGGAAAAATGGTAACGAGAATCTCACAGTGTAACCGACGCTCTGAAAAGAACAAACTTATGTACATT
The window above is part of the Megalopta genalis isolate 19385.01 chromosome 2, iyMegGena1_principal, whole genome shotgun sequence genome. Proteins encoded here:
- the LOC117226578 gene encoding protein croquemort, giving the protein MIRVSTVTIVTVAVGLGVGIIGLVLGILWPSIYSSLIHKQLSLNPTSTNYELWKETPIPMYLKLYMFNLTNPKEFLIGKEKPQFEEMGPYVFRETDYKVKQTWNENNTITYQRKRVWHFNQTLSNGSLSDNVTNINPVAASVGYTVRFSLPFFRYVADKIMKILGEELVITKTVNELLFEGYTSEMLTLARKVNITKIPMDKFAWFYKRNNSASYDGTFNMDTGESNMLDLGVVKEWNYNSRASSYPGQCGVISGTNGDLWPPLPDNDTISFFVSDICTSMSAKYFGKTVHEDLPGVTYISDDTIFDNGTKVPLRKCYYQGESIPSGAMNISSCKWGAPAFISLPHFYLADPIYREHIGGMNPQKGKHQLSISLEPKTGVPLKVSAQLQLNMMVDSYENMTTFQNMKKIFIPMLWFTQEATLTADYASTVKFIIILQTLGSVTCFGIAGIGIIILFIGIFVVIKNGMKNEDNEQLISTSRLNGDM